A genomic segment from Candidatus Buchananbacteria bacterium CG10_big_fil_rev_8_21_14_0_10_42_9 encodes:
- a CDS encoding permease: MTIGLALAILGAALAAGLAGTGSALGVSIAGQAGTGVTAEDPDKFGKVLLLEALPGTQGIYGFLGAIMALQKVGLLGGGAVDISTALGWQILFACLPIAIAGLTSGWLQGKVSAGGMGIVAKSPKASGKAIILSAMVETYAVLGLLTTILLINGINIG, encoded by the coding sequence ATGACGATAGGATTAGCACTTGCAATTTTGGGCGCGGCATTAGCGGCCGGATTAGCAGGCACTGGATCTGCCCTTGGTGTGTCAATTGCCGGCCAAGCCGGCACGGGCGTTACCGCGGAAGACCCAGACAAATTCGGTAAAGTTTTGCTACTAGAAGCTTTGCCCGGCACGCAGGGAATTTACGGTTTCTTAGGTGCAATTATGGCCTTACAAAAAGTAGGGTTATTAGGCGGCGGCGCGGTTGATATCTCAACCGCACTTGGCTGGCAAATTTTATTTGCCTGTTTGCCCATTGCCATTGCCGGACTAACTTCTGGATGGCTCCAAGGTAAAGTATCGGCTGGCGGCATGGGGATTGTGGCTAAATCACCCAAAGCTTCCGGCAAAGCAATTATTTTATCAGCCATGGTAGAAACTTATGCTGTCTTGGGACTGCTTACTACGATCCTACTAATTAATGGAATAAACATTGGCTAA
- a CDS encoding V-type ATP synthase subunit F (produces ATP from ADP in the presence of a proton gradient across the membrane; the F subunit is part of the catalytic core of the ATP synthase complex) — protein MEYKIAIIGSLESIQGFQALGVTPHPVQNPEHAGETIDKIIAANETAVIFITEDWADKIKDYLAELPSRALPAIVPIPSHQGSTGAGLRNISKIVEQAVGSDILKET, from the coding sequence ATGGAATATAAAATCGCTATTATCGGTAGCCTTGAAAGCATTCAGGGTTTTCAAGCCTTGGGTGTCACCCCGCACCCCGTTCAAAACCCGGAACACGCTGGTGAAACTATTGATAAAATCATTGCCGCTAATGAAACCGCTGTCATTTTTATCACCGAAGATTGGGCCGATAAAATTAAAGATTATTTAGCCGAATTACCCAGCCGCGCACTGCCAGCAATTGTACCAATCCCTTCTCACCAAGGCTCAACCGGCGCCGGACTGCGCAACATCAGTAAGATTGTAGAGCAGGCGGTCGGTTCAGACATTTTAAAAGAAACGTAA
- a CDS encoding V-type ATP synthase subunit A, with amino-acid sequence MAEKTGTIVKVSGPLVIAKGMTGAKMFDVVKVSDQNLVGEIIELNGDTASIQVYEETSGVGPGEPVTLTNHPLAVELGPGLLTSIYDGIQRPLELIADEAGDYITRGIEVPGISRNKKWDFKPTAKDGDEVVPGDILGEVQETELISHKILVPYGLSGKVSDIKAGTFTVEDPVAKIGGKSVTMLQRWPIRNPRQAKKKLTPNAPLITGQRVVDMFFPIAKGGAGSVPGPFGAGKTVIQHQLAKWADADIIIFIGCGERGNEMTDVLDEFPELKDPKTGRPLMERTVLIANTSNMPVAAREASVYTGITIAEYFRDMGYSVALMADSTSRWAEAMREMSGRLEEMPGEEGYPAYLASKTAAFYERAGVVKTLGSQDREGSLTVIGAVSPPGGDLSEPVTQNTLRVTKVFWGLDAGLAYKRHFPSINWLQSYSLYFDDIDDYLKSEINEGWPKLRAEAMNILQQESKLQEIVQLVGVDALSPEEQLVLDTAKSIREDFLQQNAFSEDDSFTSLPKQYGMLNAILSFHRAASQALKNGRTLKDILSLPIKHDVINAKKIKENELGKFDALLKSINAKVN; translated from the coding sequence ATGGCAGAAAAAACTGGAACAATTGTAAAGGTCTCCGGACCGCTCGTGATTGCCAAGGGCATGACCGGAGCTAAAATGTTTGATGTAGTCAAAGTATCTGATCAAAATTTAGTCGGAGAAATCATCGAATTAAATGGCGATACCGCCTCAATCCAAGTATATGAAGAAACTTCTGGCGTCGGTCCGGGCGAACCCGTTACCCTTACTAACCACCCATTGGCGGTTGAGCTTGGTCCTGGATTATTAACTTCAATTTATGACGGAATTCAAAGGCCTTTGGAGTTAATCGCTGACGAAGCTGGTGATTATATCACTCGCGGTATCGAAGTACCAGGCATTAGCCGTAACAAAAAATGGGATTTTAAACCAACTGCCAAAGACGGTGATGAAGTTGTACCTGGAGATATTTTAGGTGAAGTCCAAGAAACTGAACTAATTAGCCACAAAATTTTAGTACCTTATGGTTTGAGCGGAAAAGTCAGCGATATTAAAGCCGGCACATTTACGGTTGAAGACCCCGTGGCTAAGATCGGCGGGAAAAGCGTAACTATGCTACAACGTTGGCCGATTCGCAACCCGCGCCAAGCCAAGAAAAAATTAACTCCCAATGCGCCTTTAATTACCGGACAGAGGGTGGTGGATATGTTTTTCCCAATTGCTAAAGGGGGCGCCGGGTCAGTTCCAGGGCCCTTTGGTGCCGGTAAAACCGTCATTCAACACCAATTAGCCAAGTGGGCTGATGCCGATATTATTATCTTTATCGGTTGTGGCGAACGCGGAAATGAAATGACCGATGTGCTTGACGAATTTCCGGAATTAAAAGACCCAAAAACTGGCCGGCCATTAATGGAACGAACGGTACTAATCGCCAACACTTCAAACATGCCGGTAGCCGCGCGCGAAGCCTCAGTTTACACTGGCATTACTATCGCCGAATATTTTCGCGACATGGGCTATAGCGTAGCGTTGATGGCTGATTCAACCTCTCGCTGGGCGGAAGCCATGCGCGAAATGTCGGGGCGGTTAGAAGAAATGCCCGGCGAAGAAGGCTACCCAGCTTACCTTGCTTCTAAAACCGCTGCTTTCTACGAACGGGCTGGCGTAGTTAAAACTTTAGGCTCACAAGATCGTGAAGGTTCCCTTACCGTTATTGGCGCGGTTTCGCCTCCAGGCGGAGACTTATCTGAACCAGTCACTCAAAATACTTTGCGCGTGACTAAAGTCTTTTGGGGATTAGACGCCGGGTTGGCATACAAACGCCATTTCCCATCTATTAATTGGTTGCAAAGTTATTCGCTCTACTTTGACGATATAGATGATTATCTAAAATCAGAAATTAATGAGGGTTGGCCGAAGCTTCGCGCGGAAGCCATGAACATTTTACAGCAAGAATCTAAACTTCAAGAAATTGTACAATTAGTCGGTGTTGACGCCCTGTCACCAGAAGAACAATTAGTCTTAGACACGGCCAAATCAATTCGTGAAGACTTCTTGCAGCAAAACGCCTTCTCGGAAGATGATTCCTTTACTTCATTACCTAAGCAATACGGCATGCTGAATGCAATTTTAAGTTTCCACCGGGCGGCCAGCCAGGCGCTTAAAAATGGTAGGACGTTAAAAGATATCCTAAGCTTGCCCATAAAACACGATGTGATAAACGCCAAAAAAATCAAAGAGAACGAACTAGGCAAATTTGACGCTTTACTTAAATCAATAAACGCTAAAGTCAACTAA
- a CDS encoding V-type ATP synthase subunit B (produces ATP from ADP in the presence of a proton gradient across the membrane; the B subunit is part of the catalytic core of the ATP synthase complex) encodes MKKSYTTIKEVAGPLVIVDKVTDVKYEELVEVELAGGEKRRGRVLEITDKHAVVQMFESSQGIDVGTTKVTFLGKTMAIGVGQDMLGRIFDGAGKPKDGLPEIIPEKTVDINGAPINPFMRDVPNEFMQTGLSTIDVLTSLVRGQKLPIFSGAGLPHQEIAAQIARQAKVTGKGAGSEKFAVVFAAMGITFEEAEFFINEFKETGAIKRAAMFINLADDPVVERITLPRIALTTAEYLAFEKDMHVLVILTDLTNYCEALREISAARKEIPGRRGYPGYMYTDLSTIYERAGKIKGKKGSVTQIPILTMPEDDKTHPIPDLTGYITEGQIMLSRDLHRRGIYPAIDVLPCLSRLAQKVQSKVTREDHAGVFNQLYAAYARGKEAKELAVILGEAALSDADKKFAQFADEFEMKFIQQGRDEDRSLEESLDIGWKLMTILPQDELKKVKEEHIAKYLPKVTA; translated from the coding sequence ATGAAGAAATCCTACACTACCATCAAAGAAGTCGCTGGCCCCTTAGTCATTGTGGACAAGGTCACCGACGTTAAATACGAGGAGCTCGTTGAAGTTGAATTAGCCGGAGGCGAAAAGCGCCGCGGCCGCGTTTTGGAAATTACCGATAAGCACGCGGTGGTACAGATGTTTGAAAGTTCCCAAGGCATTGATGTTGGCACTACCAAAGTTACCTTTCTTGGCAAAACCATGGCAATTGGCGTTGGCCAAGATATGCTTGGTAGGATTTTTGACGGGGCCGGTAAGCCCAAGGACGGTTTACCGGAAATCATCCCGGAAAAAACAGTGGACATTAATGGTGCGCCAATTAACCCATTCATGCGTGATGTGCCGAATGAATTTATGCAAACCGGATTATCCACTATCGACGTACTTACCTCCCTTGTCCGTGGGCAAAAGCTTCCTATTTTCTCTGGCGCCGGATTACCTCACCAAGAAATTGCCGCTCAAATTGCACGGCAAGCCAAAGTCACCGGCAAAGGCGCGGGTTCAGAAAAATTTGCCGTGGTGTTTGCGGCTATGGGAATTACTTTTGAAGAAGCCGAGTTCTTTATTAACGAATTTAAAGAAACCGGAGCAATTAAACGCGCCGCGATGTTTATTAACTTAGCTGATGACCCGGTAGTTGAACGTATTACTCTCCCCCGCATTGCCCTAACGACCGCTGAATATTTAGCCTTTGAAAAGGACATGCATGTGTTAGTTATCTTAACTGACTTAACTAATTACTGTGAGGCCTTGCGAGAAATTTCAGCTGCCCGTAAAGAAATTCCGGGACGCCGCGGTTATCCAGGCTACATGTACACTGACCTATCCACCATTTACGAACGCGCCGGAAAAATTAAAGGTAAAAAAGGCTCGGTCACCCAAATCCCGATTTTGACTATGCCCGAAGACGACAAAACCCACCCAATCCCTGATTTAACCGGTTACATTACCGAAGGCCAAATCATGCTGTCACGTGACCTACACCGACGCGGCATTTATCCTGCCATTGATGTGCTTCCGTGCCTGTCTCGGTTAGCGCAAAAAGTGCAAAGTAAAGTCACCCGCGAAGACCATGCCGGCGTCTTTAACCAACTCTATGCCGCTTACGCCCGCGGCAAAGAAGCCAAAGAGCTTGCCGTCATTTTGGGCGAAGCGGCGTTATCCGATGCGGATAAAAAGTTTGCGCAGTTTGCCGATGAGTTTGAAATGAAATTTATTCAACAAGGCCGCGATGAAGACCGGTCGTTAGAAGAATCGCTTGATATTGGCTGGAAATTAATGACCATCTTGCCGCAAGACGAATTGAAAAAAGTTAAAGAAGAACACATTGCTAAATACTTACCTAAGGTGACCGCGTAG
- a CDS encoding V-type ATP synthase subunit D, with product MANKLNINPTRQELLKLKVRLKSAERGYKLLKQKRDGLMKAFMAIIREAKVLRTTIEKDLGQGFQTFLFASAQTRPELMSTALVMPSKKVTLEADTKNVMSVNIPQFTFKEEGNFAAYSLATTPSELDASLTIFNAALKDMIKLAEIEHSARLLAEEIEKTRRRVNALEYVFIPNMEETIKYIESKLGEQERGTLITLMKVKDIIAKQEAAQA from the coding sequence ATGGCCAATAAATTAAACATCAACCCAACCCGCCAAGAGCTTTTAAAGTTAAAAGTCAGGCTTAAAAGTGCCGAACGCGGGTACAAATTGCTCAAGCAAAAACGTGACGGCTTGATGAAAGCGTTTATGGCAATTATTCGCGAAGCCAAAGTTTTGCGTACCACAATTGAAAAAGACTTAGGCCAAGGCTTCCAAACATTTCTGTTTGCTTCCGCCCAAACGCGTCCGGAACTAATGAGCACAGCCCTTGTTATGCCGAGCAAAAAAGTCACATTAGAAGCCGACACTAAAAATGTCATGAGCGTGAACATTCCACAATTTACTTTTAAGGAAGAAGGTAATTTTGCCGCTTACTCTTTAGCGACTACTCCATCTGAATTAGATGCCAGTTTAACTATCTTTAACGCCGCGTTAAAGGACATGATTAAGTTAGCTGAAATTGAACATTCGGCTCGCTTGCTGGCCGAAGAAATTGAAAAAACCCGCCGCCGGGTCAACGCCTTAGAATACGTCTTTATCCCTAATATGGAAGAAACAATTAAGTACATTGAATCAAAATTAGGTGAACAAGAGCGCGGTACGCTGATAACCTTAATGAAAGTTAAAGACATTATCGCCAAACAAGAAGCCGCGCAGGCTTGA
- a CDS encoding tyrosine--tRNA ligase, with translation MIKTDEQKIKEVLTRGVENVYPAPEVLEKALKSGKKLRIYTGIDPTGKLHIGHGVVLLKLHQLQELGHEIIVLIGDFTGRIGDPTDKQAVRQKLSRDEVRKHSSNYKQLVTKILGGKRTKVRFLHNEQWTQKLKPDDLLELASNFTVAQLLERDMFQERIKKGKEIYLHEFLYPIFQAYDAVTMDVDMQVGGNDQTFNMLAGRTLMSKLKNKEKFVLTTKLLVDPTGKKMGKTEGNLIALTDEPADMYGKVMSWPDELIGLGFELCTAVPMDELAKIKADLSQSSNPKSLKMRLAKEITTLFHDAKVAAEAEKRFETVHVQHDVPEEIDVMATSDNNIIETLVQTNLASSKSEARRLVEQRGVKVNGEVVDENHTVQAGDIVQRGKRQFVKIK, from the coding sequence ATGATAAAAACTGACGAACAGAAAATTAAAGAAGTTTTAACTCGGGGGGTAGAGAATGTTTACCCTGCCCCGGAAGTTTTAGAGAAAGCTTTGAAGTCCGGCAAGAAGCTTCGCATTTACACTGGCATTGACCCAACCGGAAAACTTCATATTGGACATGGTGTAGTTTTGCTAAAACTGCATCAGCTACAAGAGCTTGGCCACGAAATAATAGTTTTGATAGGTGATTTTACCGGGCGAATTGGGGACCCAACCGACAAACAAGCGGTGCGGCAAAAGCTGAGTCGGGATGAGGTCAGAAAACATTCCAGTAACTACAAACAACTAGTTACTAAAATATTAGGCGGGAAGCGCACGAAAGTTCGTTTTTTGCACAATGAACAGTGGACCCAAAAATTAAAACCAGATGATTTGTTAGAATTAGCTTCAAATTTTACTGTGGCACAGCTATTGGAACGTGATATGTTTCAAGAAAGGATTAAAAAAGGCAAGGAAATTTATCTGCATGAGTTTTTATACCCGATATTTCAAGCCTACGATGCAGTGACGATGGATGTTGATATGCAAGTTGGTGGTAATGACCAGACGTTCAACATGCTTGCCGGCAGGACATTAATGAGTAAGTTAAAGAATAAGGAGAAATTTGTGCTAACGACTAAATTATTAGTTGATCCGACCGGAAAAAAGATGGGCAAAACTGAAGGTAATTTAATTGCGTTAACCGATGAACCGGCTGATATGTATGGCAAAGTAATGTCTTGGCCAGATGAACTAATTGGATTGGGTTTTGAGTTGTGTACGGCAGTACCAATGGATGAATTAGCAAAAATTAAGGCTGATTTATCCCAAAGCTCTAATCCAAAATCATTGAAGATGCGTTTAGCCAAAGAAATCACTACGCTTTTTCATGATGCTAAAGTAGCGGCAGAAGCGGAAAAGCGTTTTGAAACGGTGCATGTGCAACATGATGTACCCGAAGAAATTGATGTTATGGCAACAAGCGATAACAATATTATTGAAACTTTAGTCCAGACTAACTTAGCCAGCTCCAAATCAGAAGCGCGGCGTTTAGTTGAGCAACGAGGTGTTAAGGTTAATGGGGAAGTGGTGGATGAAAATCATACAGTTCAAGCCGGCGATATTGTCCAGCGCGGCAAGCGCCAGTTTGTAAAAATTAAATAA
- a CDS encoding valine--tRNA ligase — protein sequence MDNFVNASKELKNGEFWAKIRQYMKELPKAYDASKIEDEIYKACEDSGYFNPDNLPGKRKESFTISMPPPNVTGVLHVGHAVMLAIQDIVIRFQRMQGKKALWLPGVDHAAIATQAKVERDLYERDKKTRHDLGREEFLKRVNDFAMESRSTIENQIRKMGSSCDWSRERYTLDEGLSMAVQQAFIEMYKAGLIYRGHRIVNWDPKLQTTVSDDEIEYIEVAEPFYYMQYGPFEIATSRPETKFGDKYVVMHPKDKRYKNYKHGEKFEAEWINGKITATVIKDEAIDMELGTGVMTITPWHDATDFDIAERHNLDKEQIIDFDGKLLPIAQEFTGMPIAEARKKIVAKLKKKVLLTKVDEKYVHSVATNMRGGGTIEPQIKEQWFVDVNKPVKKFGGKSLKDKALEVVKKGEIEIIPDRFNKVYYHWLENLRDWCISRQIWFGHRVPAWYKNGEMKVSTTSPGDGWEQDPDTLDTWFSSGLWTFSTLGWPEKTKDLATFHPTALMETGYDILFFWVARMIIMSTFLLEEIPFKHVYLHGLVRAKGGAKMSKSLGNAIDPLDVVKKYGTDAVRLSLVIGATPGNDVQMYDEKIAGFRNFTNKLWNICRFILMTVEEPKLVTKAPKPKTDADEWILNLLHAEVQAQTKLLETYQFSQAGERLRDFTWNELADWYLEIAKIEKGKDEILLYILQTILKLWHPFMPFVTEELWKNLNHDMLMIQNWPEAKGKTRPNDFVLVKDIIAMIRNLRAENKIAPSQKINATIIAGKQEKIVSQNIEIVKGLARLENCDVMKTGERPTQSLTKAIGGLEIHLLVDDSGQQEQIAKEIGSVENYISQIEKKLANKEFVKNAPKEIVDAEKEKLVAQQEKLNVLKARVK from the coding sequence TTGGATAATTTTGTCAATGCTTCAAAAGAGTTGAAAAATGGGGAGTTTTGGGCTAAAATAAGGCAGTATATGAAAGAATTGCCGAAAGCTTACGACGCTTCTAAAATTGAAGATGAAATTTATAAAGCCTGTGAAGACTCAGGTTATTTTAATCCGGATAATTTACCGGGCAAGCGTAAAGAGTCATTTACTATTTCCATGCCGCCGCCCAATGTGACTGGAGTATTGCATGTCGGCCATGCGGTCATGCTTGCAATTCAAGATATTGTGATCCGGTTTCAGCGCATGCAAGGCAAGAAGGCGCTGTGGCTACCGGGCGTGGACCATGCGGCGATTGCAACACAAGCTAAGGTGGAAAGGGATTTGTACGAAAGAGACAAAAAAACGCGGCATGATTTGGGGCGGGAAGAGTTTTTAAAGCGAGTGAATGATTTTGCGATGGAGTCACGAAGCACGATTGAGAATCAAATTCGCAAGATGGGCAGTTCTTGCGATTGGTCACGTGAACGCTACACTCTAGACGAAGGTTTATCCATGGCCGTTCAGCAAGCTTTCATTGAAATGTATAAAGCTGGGTTAATTTACCGCGGACATCGGATTGTAAATTGGGATCCTAAATTACAAACCACAGTCTCTGATGATGAAATTGAATATATTGAAGTTGCCGAACCATTTTATTATATGCAATACGGCCCGTTTGAAATTGCTACCAGCCGGCCGGAAACAAAGTTTGGCGATAAGTATGTGGTCATGCACCCAAAAGACAAGCGCTATAAAAATTATAAGCATGGGGAGAAATTTGAAGCGGAGTGGATTAATGGAAAAATTACCGCTACGGTAATTAAGGATGAAGCGATAGATATGGAACTTGGAACTGGGGTGATGACGATTACGCCTTGGCATGACGCAACTGATTTTGATATAGCTGAAAGGCACAATTTAGATAAAGAACAAATTATTGATTTTGATGGCAAGCTTTTACCGATCGCCCAAGAATTTACCGGTATGCCAATTGCCGAGGCTCGTAAAAAAATTGTGGCTAAGCTGAAGAAAAAAGTCTTACTTACAAAGGTAGATGAAAAATATGTTCATAGTGTAGCGACCAATATGCGTGGCGGCGGCACCATTGAGCCACAAATAAAAGAACAATGGTTTGTGGATGTGAATAAGCCGGTTAAAAAGTTTGGCGGCAAGTCGCTGAAAGATAAGGCATTAGAAGTTGTAAAAAAAGGTGAGATAGAAATTATACCGGACCGCTTTAACAAGGTTTACTATCATTGGTTGGAGAATTTACGCGATTGGTGTATTTCGCGCCAAATTTGGTTTGGGCACCGAGTTCCCGCCTGGTATAAAAACGGCGAGATGAAAGTTAGCACCACATCACCGGGCGATGGCTGGGAGCAAGACCCAGATACGCTCGATACATGGTTTTCGTCTGGACTTTGGACTTTTTCCACGCTTGGTTGGCCAGAAAAAACTAAAGATCTAGCTACTTTCCACCCGACCGCGCTGATGGAAACAGGTTATGATATTTTGTTTTTTTGGGTGGCGAGGATGATTATCATGTCAACTTTTTTGCTGGAAGAGATTCCCTTTAAACATGTTTATTTACATGGGTTAGTGCGCGCTAAAGGCGGTGCCAAAATGTCTAAGTCGCTTGGTAACGCGATTGATCCGCTAGATGTAGTAAAAAAGTACGGGACTGACGCGGTGCGGCTAAGTTTAGTCATTGGTGCGACACCGGGGAACGACGTGCAGATGTATGATGAAAAAATTGCCGGGTTTAGAAACTTTACCAATAAGCTTTGGAACATTTGCCGTTTTATTTTGATGACGGTGGAAGAACCTAAATTAGTAACCAAAGCGCCCAAACCAAAAACCGATGCTGACGAATGGATTTTGAATTTATTGCACGCTGAAGTACAAGCGCAGACAAAATTACTAGAAACGTATCAGTTTTCTCAAGCTGGCGAACGATTGCGTGATTTTACTTGGAACGAATTAGCCGATTGGTATTTGGAAATTGCCAAAATTGAAAAAGGGAAAGATGAAATTTTGCTTTACATTTTACAAACCATTTTGAAGTTATGGCATCCGTTTATGCCGTTTGTGACCGAAGAGCTTTGGAAGAATTTAAATCATGACATGTTAATGATTCAAAATTGGCCGGAGGCGAAAGGCAAAACCAGGCCTAATGATTTTGTGTTAGTAAAGGACATTATCGCTATGATTAGAAATTTGCGGGCGGAAAATAAAATAGCGCCAAGTCAAAAAATAAATGCTACAATAATAGCGGGTAAGCAAGAAAAAATTGTCAGTCAAAATATTGAAATTGTTAAAGGCTTAGCGCGGTTAGAAAATTGTGACGTTATGAAAACTGGCGAGCGGCCGACACAATCGTTAACCAAGGCAATTGGTGGACTAGAAATACATCTTTTAGTTGACGACAGTGGTCAGCAAGAGCAAATTGCCAAAGAAATAGGCAGTGTTGAAAATTATATTTCACAGATAGAAAAGAAGTTAGCCAACAAAGAATTTGTCAAAAACGCGCCTAAAGAAATTGTAGACGCGGAAAAAGAAAAATTAGTCGCTCAGCAAGAGAAATTAAATGTGTTAAAAGCCAGAGTAAAATGA
- a CDS encoding RluA family pseudouridine synthase, translating into MRQPITITETDAHKRLDKFLAGKSKSTRSQIQKQIKSGSVLVDNQIKSPHYELKPGEIVSFVSMPKTQAPAEPLGKIKPFKIIAETNDYLVINKPAGLLVHETAKGEKKTLVNRLLKKFPGLAAVGEEHYRAGIIHRLDKNVSGVMVIPKTQKMYEHLKEQFRERKVTKIYTALVHGRLSEPEGTIDIPIGRSTVGFKMAAHPRNHGRRFQRTDKTAITKYETQKEFLHFTLLKITIKTGRTNQIRVHLTALGNSIAGDTTYAIKKYHNQAAKHPLDRLFLHATTLGFKDLNNEYKEFTAKLPTELKTFLHGLKKAN; encoded by the coding sequence ATGAGACAGCCGATTACTATTACGGAAACCGATGCGCATAAACGCCTGGATAAATTTTTAGCCGGCAAAAGTAAATCCACCCGCTCCCAAATTCAAAAACAAATTAAATCCGGTAGCGTACTGGTTGATAACCAAATCAAATCCCCCCACTACGAGCTCAAGCCGGGCGAAATTGTTTCTTTTGTTAGTATGCCCAAAACGCAAGCGCCAGCTGAACCACTGGGCAAAATCAAGCCCTTTAAAATCATTGCTGAAACTAACGACTACTTAGTCATCAATAAACCGGCGGGGTTATTGGTGCACGAAACTGCCAAGGGTGAGAAAAAAACACTCGTTAATCGCCTGCTTAAAAAATTTCCTGGCCTGGCCGCGGTTGGCGAAGAACACTACCGCGCGGGAATAATTCACCGCTTAGACAAAAATGTTTCCGGGGTCATGGTTATACCCAAAACCCAAAAAATGTATGAACATTTAAAAGAACAGTTCCGGGAGCGAAAAGTGACAAAAATTTACACTGCATTAGTTCATGGAAGGCTATCAGAACCGGAAGGTACAATTGACATCCCAATTGGCAGAAGCACAGTCGGTTTTAAAATGGCCGCCCACCCGCGTAATCACGGCCGGCGCTTTCAACGCACCGACAAAACAGCCATAACAAAATATGAAACACAGAAAGAATTTTTGCACTTTACTTTGCTAAAAATAACAATTAAAACCGGGCGGACCAACCAAATCAGAGTGCATCTAACCGCGCTTGGTAATTCCATAGCCGGAGACACCACATACGCCATTAAAAAATATCATAATCAAGCCGCCAAGCATCCTTTAGATAGATTATTTTTACATGCCACAACGCTTGGTTTCAAGGATTTAAATAATGAATACAAAGAATTTACAGCAAAACTACCAACCGAATTAAAAACATTTTTACATGGGCTTAAAAAAGCTAACTAA
- a CDS encoding guanylate kinase, protein MGLKKLTKNPPIFIISGPSGAGEDTVIERLQGKYKFNRVITTVTRAKRQGEREGNPYYFVTEAKFKKLAQAEKFIEWAKVYDKYRGCTYAEIERLMKAGKPIFWKVDWQGVETIKKIFPQAIAILIAPESYAVLKERLIKRGQDTLEEINKREAFTKNFLRHKKAYDYVVINKQGKIEATIEQASKIIEKHL, encoded by the coding sequence ATGGGCTTAAAAAAGCTAACTAAAAATCCGCCAATCTTTATTATCTCCGGACCATCAGGCGCTGGAGAAGATACGGTCATTGAACGGCTGCAAGGTAAGTACAAATTTAACCGTGTGATTACGACTGTCACGCGCGCTAAAAGGCAAGGAGAGCGCGAGGGAAACCCCTACTACTTTGTAACTGAAGCCAAATTTAAAAAATTAGCTCAAGCCGAAAAATTCATTGAATGGGCCAAGGTATATGATAAATATCGCGGCTGTACCTATGCTGAAATTGAACGGTTAATGAAAGCCGGCAAGCCGATCTTTTGGAAAGTGGATTGGCAGGGAGTTGAAACCATTAAAAAAATATTCCCCCAAGCTATTGCCATTCTCATTGCCCCTGAATCCTACGCCGTATTAAAGGAGCGGCTCATTAAACGCGGCCAAGACACGCTAGAAGAAATTAATAAGCGTGAAGCTTTTACCAAAAATTTTCTGCGGCACAAAAAAGCGTATGACTACGTGGTCATAAATAAACAGGGGAAAATCGAGGCTACGATTGAGCAAGCTAGTAAAATAATAGAAAAGCACCTTTAA
- the rplS gene encoding 50S ribosomal protein L19 produces MNITDIKPGMTIKVHQRIKDVGRGKDADKSKERIQIFEGIVIARKGGMGQGATITVRKISEGIGVEKIFPIHSPLIEKIVPVKQARVRRSKLYFLRSSKKRLREKKIA; encoded by the coding sequence ATGAATATAACTGACATTAAACCAGGCATGACCATCAAAGTTCACCAGCGCATTAAGGATGTTGGACGCGGTAAAGATGCAGACAAATCTAAAGAACGCATTCAAATCTTTGAAGGTATTGTTATCGCCCGGAAAGGCGGCATGGGCCAAGGAGCAACCATAACGGTTAGAAAAATTTCTGAGGGTATTGGCGTTGAAAAAATTTTCCCCATACACTCCCCTTTAATTGAAAAAATTGTGCCTGTAAAACAGGCTCGGGTGCGACGCTCGAAGCTATACTTCCTAAGAAGTTCCAAAAAACGTTTACGCGAAAAGAAAATCGCTTAA